From a single Saimiri boliviensis isolate mSaiBol1 chromosome 7, mSaiBol1.pri, whole genome shotgun sequence genomic region:
- the COX14 gene encoding cytochrome c oxidase assembly protein COX14 — MPTAKQLADIGYKTFSSSMMLLTVYGGYLCSVRVYHYFQRRRARRQAAEEQKTSGNL, encoded by the coding sequence ATGCCAACTGCCAAGCAGCTAGCTGACATTGGTTATAAGACCTTCTCTTCCTCCATGATGCTCCTCACTGTGTATGGGGGGTACCTCTGCAGTGTCCGAGTCTACCACTATTTCCAACGGCGCAGAGCCCGGCGCCAGGCCGCAGAAGAACAGAAGACCTCAGGAAACCTGTAG